Proteins encoded together in one Chryseobacterium sp. G0201 window:
- a CDS encoding translation initiation factor translates to MDLRDQLKNLFPTHEEQDFEMPEEQFKQKEPLVCKFEKKGRNGKPVTIVEGWEGTEEDLKKISKKIKTTLGIGGSEKDGTIIIQGDNRDKIMDILKEMGYKTKRVGG, encoded by the coding sequence ATGGATTTACGAGATCAATTGAAAAACCTTTTTCCTACTCATGAAGAGCAGGATTTTGAGATGCCCGAAGAGCAATTTAAGCAAAAAGAGCCTTTGGTATGTAAGTTTGAGAAAAAAGGGAGAAACGGAAAGCCTGTAACAATCGTTGAAGGTTGGGAAGGAACCGAGGAAGATTTAAAGAAAATCTCAAAAAAAATAAAAACCACACTGGGAATAGGTGGTTCTGAGAAGGATGGAACGATTATTATTCAGGGGGATAATCGTGATAAAATAATGGATATCCTTAAAGAAATGGGGTATAAAACCAAAAGAGTCGGCGGATAA
- a CDS encoding cytochrome-c peroxidase: MRSYPIVIIILLMGFAIMSFNPTYTGTENENTFVNKGLTDFKSKLEQLKSDVYQFSEDKISLEDLRKSLSNTRNSYKEIEFYIAYHYPEFSKTHLNAAPLFHIEAAGTSAYTLPPEGLQVLDELIFSDEAGEQKEEIKTITNFLYNSYASFYLSSVKNGLSKGNNKTLPLRIELIRIYTLGVTGFDTPGSLNISEEASHALLGMKKYINNDVYFKNYSIQKANGILTEGIDYLSKNKDFETFDRIEFYKKYIQPLYEEFGNWDGNSDDLKEFSGWNVKSKNLFGSDFLDPYFYTLLKSSEDNADLRKLGKDIFYDQNLSENNKMSCATCHLPENAFTDLKTRSQSNVEGKTVLRNSPSLYNAVFAKRFFYDLRAFYLEQQAEHVIYNEDEFNTSYESIIKKLKTKPEYKKAFRSAFKNGEISKENFSKALSSYVASLYSFESDFDKFMRNEKQISDDAKKGYNLFMGKANCATCHFAPHFSGLVPPFFNENESEVLGVTKKPLNQLPIELDTDKGRVNSPVKKENSWIYENSFKTVTVRNIALTKPYFHNGAFNTLEEVMDFYNEGGGEGAGLKMKNQTLPADKLNLTQTEIKQVIAFLNTLTDISQAKGK, from the coding sequence ATGAGATCTTATCCGATAGTTATCATCATTTTGTTGATGGGTTTTGCAATAATGTCATTTAATCCTACTTACACAGGTACAGAAAATGAAAATACCTTTGTAAATAAAGGGTTAACCGATTTTAAAAGCAAGCTTGAACAACTAAAATCTGATGTATATCAATTTTCTGAGGATAAAATTTCTCTTGAAGATTTACGAAAATCATTAAGCAACACCCGAAATTCATACAAAGAAATCGAGTTTTATATTGCTTATCATTACCCTGAATTTTCTAAAACGCATCTTAATGCCGCTCCATTATTTCACATCGAGGCAGCGGGAACTTCAGCCTATACGCTTCCTCCAGAGGGTTTACAGGTCTTGGATGAATTGATATTTTCTGATGAAGCAGGAGAACAAAAAGAGGAAATCAAAACAATCACCAATTTTCTTTACAACAGTTATGCAAGTTTCTATTTAAGTTCTGTGAAAAACGGCTTAAGTAAAGGAAATAACAAAACTTTGCCTTTAAGAATTGAATTGATCAGGATTTATACGTTGGGTGTAACAGGTTTTGATACACCTGGTTCATTAAATATCTCCGAAGAAGCAAGCCATGCCTTATTAGGAATGAAAAAATACATCAATAACGATGTTTACTTTAAAAATTATTCCATTCAAAAAGCAAACGGAATTTTAACTGAAGGTATCGATTATCTTTCAAAAAATAAAGATTTTGAAACTTTTGACAGAATAGAATTTTATAAAAAATATATTCAGCCGTTGTATGAAGAATTCGGAAACTGGGACGGAAATTCTGACGATTTAAAAGAGTTTTCAGGCTGGAATGTAAAAAGTAAAAACCTTTTCGGAAGCGATTTCCTTGATCCTTATTTTTATACTTTATTGAAATCTTCAGAAGATAATGCAGACCTGAGAAAATTAGGAAAAGATATTTTTTATGACCAGAATTTAAGCGAAAACAACAAAATGAGCTGTGCAACGTGCCATTTACCTGAAAATGCTTTTACAGATTTAAAAACAAGATCTCAAAGTAATGTGGAAGGAAAAACAGTTTTGAGAAATTCACCTTCTTTATATAATGCGGTTTTTGCAAAAAGGTTTTTCTATGATTTAAGAGCTTTTTATTTGGAACAACAGGCTGAACACGTAATTTATAACGAAGATGAATTCAATACAAGCTACGAAAGCATTATTAAAAAATTAAAGACAAAACCTGAATATAAGAAAGCATTCCGTTCTGCTTTTAAAAATGGAGAAATAAGTAAAGAGAATTTTTCTAAAGCATTAAGTTCTTACGTTGCCTCTCTTTATTCTTTTGAAAGTGATTTCGACAAATTCATGAGAAATGAAAAACAAATCTCTGATGATGCCAAAAAAGGCTACAATCTCTTTATGGGAAAGGCAAATTGTGCGACTTGTCACTTCGCGCCGCACTTTTCGGGATTGGTTCCGCCGTTCTTTAATGAAAATGAATCTGAAGTGTTGGGGGTTACTAAAAAACCTTTAAATCAGCTTCCAATCGAGCTTGATACAGATAAAGGAAGAGTAAACAGTCCTGTGAAAAAAGAAAATTCTTGGATCTACGAAAATTCATTCAAAACCGTTACTGTTAGAAATATTGCGCTTACAAAACCGTATTTCCATAACGGAGCTTTCAATACATTGGAAGAAGTTATGGATTTCTACAACGAAGGAGGCGGTGAAGGTGCAGGTTTAAAAATGAAAAATCAAACATTACCGGCCGATAAATTAAATCTTACTCAGACTGAAATTAAGCAGGTTATTGCTTTCCTAAATACGTTGACCGACATCAGTCAGGCTAAAGGAAAATAG
- a CDS encoding alkaline phosphatase PhoX, translating into MKKKLLTVAALALVTSSLFQAQTYVFDKNSSWSYKDNNQAQVAQWKNKTFDISAWSTGAGPLGYGDPVTTTINSGLMTAYFAKDITVNLSTLSDTMELGVMRDDGIIVYLNGEEVVRDNMPTGVIDFNTLSSSTIDGAAESVYNIFSIPKSKFVNGTNRISIELHNRGASSSDLRVDAYLKTTTNTTNPTTCNSMHISCFTSIVPTAQTGKLIIPAEHKYQLVLKEGESYTEGGGMVGGQNDFTAYVAKNGSSANGYLSVNHETNPGGVTMAEINYNATTKLWQLTKSRAVSFSAPSLVQTIRNCSGGVTPWGTVVTAEESVTSNDVNADGMKDYGWLVEIDPATAQVISQNADGSKGKLWQMGIMNHENVVVNNAGTTAYYGEDGGTHMVYKYIMDTPNNLSSGNLYVLKVDQGLTTAGDPIGTTATWIQVPNKTKADQNNTATLAQSLGGTRFNGVEDVDISPLDGKIYFTAKGLDRIYRLQDNGTTASQVETFAGGASTVYSFTTAQGTKSEAWGDGNDNLTFDELGNLWVLQDGGKNYIWVIAPDHTIANPKVKLFASMPAGSEPTGLTFTPDHKFGFFSIQHPDSTILTDVDATGNTIDYRGKSATIVVALKDNLGTTGSLGTVDHTAENTVTVAPNPTSGMVKINSPKGLKDISVTAYSMDGKIVFTKKYTGSNKSLDLDFTSQLEVSRVLILNIEAEGFQKTVKLLKK; encoded by the coding sequence ATGAAGAAAAAACTACTAACAGTTGCAGCCCTTGCATTAGTGACAAGTTCTCTATTTCAGGCGCAGACTTATGTATTCGACAAAAATTCGTCTTGGAGCTACAAAGATAACAATCAGGCACAGGTTGCTCAGTGGAAAAACAAAACTTTTGATATTTCAGCATGGTCTACCGGAGCTGGTCCTTTAGGATATGGTGATCCTGTGACAACGACTATCAATTCAGGTCTTATGACAGCTTATTTTGCTAAAGATATCACGGTAAATTTATCTACTCTTAGCGATACGATGGAATTAGGCGTAATGAGAGATGATGGTATCATTGTTTACCTAAACGGTGAAGAAGTGGTAAGAGATAATATGCCGACAGGTGTTATTGATTTCAATACATTATCAAGCTCTACAATTGACGGAGCTGCAGAAAGTGTTTATAATATTTTTTCAATTCCAAAATCAAAATTTGTTAACGGAACCAACAGAATTTCTATAGAATTACATAACAGAGGAGCTTCAAGTTCGGACTTAAGAGTTGATGCTTATTTAAAAACAACAACAAATACGACAAACCCGACTACTTGTAACTCAATGCACATCAGTTGTTTTACATCTATCGTTCCAACTGCACAAACGGGAAAATTAATCATTCCTGCTGAACATAAATATCAGCTTGTTTTAAAAGAAGGTGAAAGTTACACAGAAGGTGGCGGAATGGTAGGCGGTCAAAATGACTTTACAGCTTATGTTGCTAAAAACGGAAGCAGTGCAAACGGATATCTTTCTGTAAATCATGAAACAAATCCGGGTGGGGTTACCATGGCGGAAATCAATTATAACGCTACAACAAAGCTTTGGCAATTGACAAAATCGAGAGCGGTAAGTTTTTCAGCACCAAGTTTGGTACAAACGATCAGAAACTGTTCTGGAGGTGTTACACCTTGGGGAACTGTAGTTACAGCTGAAGAATCTGTAACATCAAATGACGTAAATGCCGACGGAATGAAGGATTACGGATGGTTGGTAGAAATAGACCCGGCAACAGCTCAGGTTATTTCTCAAAACGCTGACGGTTCTAAAGGAAAACTATGGCAGATGGGTATCATGAACCACGAAAACGTAGTGGTAAATAATGCAGGAACTACAGCATATTATGGTGAAGATGGCGGAACTCACATGGTTTATAAATATATCATGGATACTCCAAATAACCTTTCTTCAGGAAACTTATATGTGTTAAAAGTAGATCAGGGATTAACAACAGCTGGAGATCCGATCGGAACTACTGCAACTTGGATCCAGGTTCCAAACAAAACAAAAGCAGATCAAAATAATACAGCTACACTTGCTCAGTCATTAGGCGGAACGAGATTTAATGGAGTAGAAGACGTAGATATCAGCCCATTAGATGGTAAGATCTATTTTACGGCAAAAGGATTAGACAGAATTTATCGTCTACAGGATAATGGCACTACCGCTTCCCAGGTAGAAACTTTCGCGGGAGGTGCTTCAACAGTATATTCTTTCACAACAGCGCAAGGAACGAAATCTGAAGCTTGGGGAGATGGTAATGACAATCTTACTTTCGATGAATTGGGGAATCTTTGGGTACTTCAGGATGGTGGTAAAAACTACATCTGGGTAATCGCTCCGGATCATACGATTGCAAATCCTAAAGTTAAACTTTTTGCTTCTATGCCGGCAGGATCAGAGCCTACAGGTCTTACATTTACACCGGATCATAAATTTGGTTTCTTCTCAATTCAGCACCCGGATTCTACGATTCTTACGGATGTAGATGCAACAGGAAATACAATTGACTACAGAGGAAAATCAGCAACGATTGTTGTGGCTCTTAAAGATAATTTAGGAACGACAGGTTCTTTAGGGACAGTTGATCACACTGCAGAAAACACAGTAACAGTTGCTCCAAATCCAACTTCCGGAATGGTTAAAATTAACTCTCCAAAAGGATTGAAAGACATTTCTGTAACAGCTTACAGCATGGACGGTAAAATTGTTTTCACGAAGAAATATACAGGTTCAAACAAATCATTGGATCTTGATTTCACTTCGCAACTTGAAGTTTCAAGAGTATTGATCTTAAATATTGAAGCAGAAGGTTTCCAGAAAACAGTGAAGCTTCTTAAAAAATAG
- a CDS encoding nucleoside phosphorylase: MLNKLAASELVLNDDGSVYHLNLLPEDIADKVILVGDPDRVPKVSQYFDKVEVKKNKREFYTHTGTLRGERISVMSTGIGTENIDIVMNELDALVNIDLKEKEFKKEHKSLELFRMGTCGSVNPDVQVDNMLVTQNVVGLDGLMHFYQDYEFENDFSRNFMEKFPYAKIKPMLYFADWSEELSELYKDAKYHGNTATFPGFYAPQGRQLRLKALDDKFLETLNDLGVTNFEMETSAIYALSKLLGHKAITVNNVIANRRRGEFSADHHASEKNLITWVLDRIIK; the protein is encoded by the coding sequence ATGCTAAATAAACTTGCAGCTTCAGAACTGGTTCTGAATGATGATGGAAGTGTATACCACTTAAACCTTTTACCCGAAGATATTGCCGATAAAGTGATCCTTGTAGGAGATCCGGACAGAGTACCGAAAGTGTCTCAATATTTCGATAAAGTTGAGGTTAAAAAGAACAAAAGAGAATTCTACACGCACACAGGAACATTGCGCGGAGAAAGAATTTCTGTAATGTCTACAGGAATCGGTACAGAAAACATCGATATCGTCATGAACGAGCTTGATGCTTTGGTAAATATCGATTTGAAAGAAAAAGAATTCAAAAAAGAACATAAGTCACTTGAGCTTTTCCGTATGGGAACTTGCGGAAGTGTAAATCCTGATGTACAGGTTGATAATATGTTGGTTACCCAAAACGTTGTCGGATTGGATGGATTAATGCATTTCTATCAGGATTATGAGTTTGAAAATGATTTTTCAAGAAACTTCATGGAAAAATTCCCTTATGCGAAGATCAAACCGATGCTTTATTTCGCTGACTGGTCAGAAGAACTGAGTGAATTATATAAAGATGCCAAATACCACGGAAATACAGCTACTTTCCCGGGATTCTATGCTCCACAGGGAAGACAGCTTCGTTTAAAAGCTTTGGATGATAAATTCTTGGAAACATTAAATGATCTTGGTGTTACCAATTTCGAAATGGAAACTTCTGCGATCTATGCCTTATCTAAATTATTAGGTCACAAAGCTATTACTGTAAATAACGTGATCGCCAACAGAAGACGTGGAGAATTCTCTGCAGATCATCATGCTTCTGAAAAGAATTTAATTACTTGGGTTCTGGATAGAATTATTAAGTAA
- a CDS encoding enoyl-ACP reductase, protein MSYGLLKGKKGIIFGALNEQSIAWKVAERCHEEGAEFILSNAPIALRMGELNGLAEKTGSEVIGADATSTEDLGKLFDAAIAKFGKIDFILHSIGMSVNVRKGKHYTEMNYDWTEKGWDISAVSFHKVMRTAWEKDCMNEWGSILALSYIAAQRTFPDYNDMSDNKAYLESIARTFGYYWGERKVRVNTVSQSPTVTTAGSGVKGFGGFLGYAEDMSPLGNASALECADYCVTLFSDLTKKVTMQNLFHDGGFSNTGVSQKVINKYDVE, encoded by the coding sequence ATGTCATACGGTTTACTTAAAGGCAAGAAGGGAATTATTTTTGGAGCCCTTAATGAACAATCTATCGCATGGAAAGTTGCTGAAAGATGTCATGAAGAAGGTGCTGAATTTATCTTATCAAACGCTCCTATTGCTTTGAGAATGGGAGAACTTAATGGTTTAGCAGAAAAAACAGGTTCTGAAGTTATTGGTGCAGATGCAACTTCTACAGAAGATCTTGGAAAACTTTTTGATGCTGCAATCGCAAAATTCGGTAAAATAGATTTTATCCTTCACTCTATAGGAATGTCCGTAAATGTAAGAAAAGGGAAACATTATACAGAAATGAATTACGACTGGACAGAAAAAGGTTGGGATATCTCGGCTGTTTCTTTCCATAAAGTAATGCGTACGGCATGGGAAAAAGACTGTATGAACGAATGGGGAAGTATTTTGGCACTTTCTTATATCGCAGCTCAGAGAACATTCCCGGACTATAATGATATGTCTGATAACAAAGCGTATTTGGAAAGCATCGCAAGAACTTTCGGATACTATTGGGGTGAGAGAAAAGTACGTGTAAATACGGTTTCTCAGTCTCCTACTGTTACCACTGCAGGAAGCGGTGTAAAAGGTTTCGGAGGTTTCTTAGGATACGCTGAAGATATGTCTCCACTAGGAAATGCATCGGCTCTTGAGTGTGCAGATTACTGTGTAACTTTATTCTCTGATCTTACTAAAAAAGTAACGATGCAGAACTTATTCCACGATGGTGGTTTCAGTAATACCGGAGTTTCTCAAAAGGTAATCAATAAATATGATGTTGAATAA
- a CDS encoding BT0820 family HAD-type phosphatase: protein MMNNKKIAVDFDGTIVDDAYPAIGKAKIFAFETLKKLQRQGFRLILWTYRHGKTLDEAVEFCKQNGIEFYAVNSSFEGEVFDHETQSRKLDADWFIDDRNLGGFPGWGEIYNIINERIEFRVEGKEVLAYSKLKKEKKKGLFW from the coding sequence ATGATGAATAATAAAAAAATTGCTGTGGATTTTGACGGAACAATCGTTGATGATGCCTATCCGGCAATTGGAAAAGCGAAAATTTTCGCATTCGAAACACTAAAAAAATTACAACGTCAAGGATTCAGATTAATCCTTTGGACATACAGACACGGAAAAACGTTGGATGAAGCAGTAGAATTCTGTAAACAAAACGGAATTGAATTTTATGCCGTAAATTCAAGTTTTGAAGGAGAAGTTTTTGATCATGAAACACAATCAAGAAAACTGGATGCAGACTGGTTTATTGATGACAGAAATTTAGGCGGATTCCCAGGTTGGGGAGAGATCTATAATATCATTAATGAAAGAATAGAATTTCGCGTAGAAGGAAAAGAAGTTTTAGCTTACTCTAAACTTAAAAAAGAAAAGAAAAAAGGTTTATTCTGGTAA
- a CDS encoding leucine-rich repeat domain-containing protein, producing the protein MKKLFVLISIISLCQAKAQIDPVKYPTYTNVEDALKSGKTIYSMSFRGKGLFNLPPEIKKLDALFFLNIMGNKLEKMDDEIFSLKELEILNANENSIKFIPDEIGNLTKLTSFSINLNSLTSINPNLAKLQNLKVIHLDANSLNVFPEVLMKIPTLEEINLQGNQISFIADDLDEIKNLKFLNLSGNQINDLGNLKFPKNIKYLELQQNSIVKLPENLFHSKNLEFLNVSDNNIQEISPKIKGLKNVVSMNLANNNLKDLPTEIKHLKNLKTLILTGNPMTKNKIEELKTLLPQAQIYF; encoded by the coding sequence ATGAAAAAACTTTTCGTTCTTATTTCCATTATATCACTTTGTCAGGCAAAAGCTCAGATCGATCCTGTAAAATATCCTACTTATACCAATGTTGAGGATGCTTTAAAAAGCGGAAAAACCATTTACAGTATGAGTTTCAGAGGTAAAGGATTGTTCAATCTTCCGCCTGAAATCAAAAAATTGGATGCTTTATTTTTCCTGAATATCATGGGAAATAAATTAGAAAAAATGGATGACGAAATTTTTTCATTAAAAGAACTGGAGATATTAAATGCAAACGAAAACAGTATTAAATTTATCCCTGATGAGATAGGCAATTTAACAAAACTGACTTCATTTTCTATCAATCTAAATAGCTTAACGAGCATTAATCCAAACTTGGCAAAACTTCAAAACCTTAAAGTGATTCACCTTGATGCCAATAGTTTGAATGTTTTTCCTGAAGTATTAATGAAGATTCCAACGCTGGAAGAAATCAATTTACAGGGAAATCAGATCAGTTTTATTGCTGATGATTTAGACGAAATTAAAAATTTAAAGTTTTTAAACCTTTCAGGAAATCAGATCAATGACTTAGGAAATTTAAAATTTCCAAAAAATATTAAATATTTAGAATTACAACAAAATTCCATTGTAAAACTGCCGGAAAACTTATTTCATTCAAAAAATCTAGAGTTTCTGAACGTAAGTGATAACAATATTCAGGAGATTTCTCCTAAAATAAAAGGTTTGAAAAATGTTGTGAGTATGAATTTAGCGAACAATAATTTAAAAGACCTTCCAACAGAAATAAAACACTTGAAAAATCTTAAAACATTGATCCTGACAGGAAATCCAATGACAAAAAATAAAATTGAAGAGTTAAAAACCTTACTTCCTCAGGCGCAGATCTATTTCTAA
- the gpmI gene encoding 2,3-bisphosphoglycerate-independent phosphoglycerate mutase has translation MSKKAILAILDGWGLGLNPEVSALDKANTPFIDSCYTKFPHTTLEASGLAVGLPFGQMGNSEVGHMNLGAGRVVYQNLVKLNMAVENGTLGQEKVIQEAFEYAKRENKKVHFIGLVSNGGVHSHINHLKGFLTAAQEFGLHDNVFVHAFTDGRDCDPHSGLGFIDELQKHMDATTGKIATVVGRYYAMDRDKRWERVKLAYDAMVEGVGMQSTDVLASIKESYDNNVTDEFLKPIIMIDQKQTGNIVPVAKIADNDVVICFNFRTDRGREITEVLSQQDFPEYFMRKLNLYYVTLTNYDKTYQNVHVVFDENVLENTMGEVLERNGKTQIRIAETEKYPHVTFFFSGGREEVFNGEKRLLCPSPKDVPTYDLKPEMSAYDITNAIVPELENGTADFVCLNFANTDMVGHTGVFEAAVKAAETVDKCIEKVATTAYENGYAVFILADHGNSDVMINPDGSPNTQHSTNLVPFIVMDKDHTWNLKPGKLGDVAPTILKVMGVEIPEIMTGEILVN, from the coding sequence ATGTCAAAAAAAGCAATATTAGCGATCCTTGACGGATGGGGATTGGGTCTGAATCCTGAAGTTTCAGCATTAGATAAAGCAAATACACCATTTATAGATAGTTGTTATACAAAATTTCCTCACACAACGCTTGAGGCAAGTGGTTTGGCGGTAGGTCTTCCTTTCGGTCAGATGGGAAATTCTGAAGTTGGGCACATGAATTTAGGAGCAGGTAGAGTCGTTTATCAAAACCTTGTTAAACTGAATATGGCCGTTGAAAATGGAACATTAGGTCAGGAAAAAGTCATTCAGGAAGCATTTGAATATGCTAAAAGAGAAAATAAAAAAGTACACTTTATCGGATTGGTTTCTAATGGTGGAGTACATTCACATATCAATCACTTAAAAGGGTTTTTGACTGCAGCGCAGGAGTTTGGATTGCACGATAACGTTTTCGTGCATGCCTTTACAGATGGTAGAGACTGCGATCCACACTCTGGATTAGGTTTTATTGATGAACTTCAAAAGCACATGGATGCTACAACCGGAAAAATCGCAACAGTGGTCGGAAGATACTACGCGATGGACAGAGATAAAAGATGGGAGCGTGTAAAATTGGCTTACGATGCAATGGTTGAGGGAGTTGGGATGCAGTCAACCGATGTTTTGGCTTCAATTAAAGAATCTTACGATAATAATGTAACGGATGAATTCTTGAAACCGATCATCATGATCGATCAAAAACAAACCGGAAACATCGTTCCTGTGGCTAAAATTGCAGATAATGATGTGGTAATTTGTTTCAATTTCCGTACAGACAGAGGTCGTGAGATCACAGAAGTGCTTTCTCAGCAGGATTTCCCTGAATATTTTATGAGAAAACTGAATCTTTATTATGTTACCTTAACCAATTACGATAAAACTTACCAAAATGTACACGTAGTTTTTGACGAAAACGTATTGGAAAACACAATGGGAGAAGTGCTGGAAAGAAATGGAAAAACGCAGATCAGAATTGCAGAAACAGAGAAATATCCTCACGTTACCTTCTTCTTTTCAGGAGGTAGAGAGGAAGTTTTTAATGGAGAAAAAAGATTGCTTTGTCCAAGCCCAAAAGATGTTCCTACTTATGATTTAAAGCCTGAAATGTCAGCTTATGATATCACAAACGCCATCGTTCCCGAATTGGAAAACGGAACGGCTGATTTTGTTTGTTTAAATTTCGCCAATACAGATATGGTAGGTCATACAGGTGTTTTCGAAGCGGCTGTAAAAGCTGCCGAAACGGTTGATAAATGCATCGAAAAAGTGGCAACTACGGCTTACGAAAATGGTTACGCAGTTTTCATCCTTGCAGATCACGGAAATTCTGACGTAATGATCAATCCGGATGGCTCTCCAAATACCCAGCATTCAACGAATTTGGTTCCGTTCATTGTAATGGATAAAGATCATACTTGGAATTTAAAACCTGGGAAATTAGGAGATGTAGCGCCAACTATTCTTAAAGTAATGGGCGTTGAAATCCCTGAAATTATGACTGGAGAAATTTTAGTTAACTAA
- a CDS encoding DNA-3-methyladenine glycosylase I produces MEKVRCGWCEKDDLYRKYHDDEWGRPVYDDETIFEFLILESFQAGLSWYTILIKRETFKEAFDQFDYKKIAAYSNEKVEELMQNPGIVRNRLKILATITNAQKFQEVQREFGSFSKYIWGFVGGKPIMNNPKTLKDVPVTTEISDILSKDLKKRGFKFMGSTVVYAHMQATGMVNDHLENCSSNGD; encoded by the coding sequence ATGGAAAAAGTACGTTGCGGATGGTGTGAGAAAGATGATCTCTACAGAAAATACCATGATGACGAGTGGGGAAGACCTGTTTATGATGATGAAACGATATTTGAATTTTTAATTCTTGAAAGTTTTCAGGCCGGATTAAGCTGGTACACAATTTTAATTAAAAGAGAAACCTTTAAAGAAGCCTTTGATCAATTTGATTATAAAAAGATTGCAGCATATTCTAATGAAAAAGTAGAAGAATTAATGCAAAATCCGGGAATTGTAAGAAACAGACTTAAAATTTTAGCAACAATTACAAATGCACAGAAATTTCAGGAGGTTCAGAGAGAGTTTGGGAGTTTCTCAAAATATATATGGGGTTTTGTAGGAGGAAAGCCTATTATGAATAACCCAAAAACTTTAAAAGATGTTCCCGTAACTACAGAAATTTCAGATATCTTATCAAAAGATCTTAAGAAAAGGGGGTTCAAATTTATGGGTTCTACGGTTGTATATGCGCATATGCAAGCGACGGGAATGGTAAATGATCACCTAGAAAACTGTTCATCAAACGGTGATTAA
- a CDS encoding acyl-ACP desaturase: protein MYQSLVRKEVMGILEKEVGSFLEKFLTPIEKIWQPSDYLPDPSSEDFKHDLEEIQTFAREMPYDLFVTLIGDCITEEALPSYESWLMGVDGINQEENKVGWANWIRSWTGEENRHGDLLNKYLYLCGRVNMRQVEITTQYLISDGFDIGTSMDPYRNFIYTSFQETATNISHRRVGTLAKQSGNGKLAKMCGVIAADEARHAKAYKHFVAKILELDPSEMILAFEDMMRKKIVMPAHLMRQSGQAAGELWGHFSDAAQRCMVYTGQDYINIMKDLLDEWKIEHVKGLTEKAEKAQEYLMKLPGRLQKITDRVSTPDLQFQFSWVKS, encoded by the coding sequence ATGTATCAAAGTCTTGTAAGGAAAGAAGTAATGGGAATATTAGAAAAGGAAGTAGGTTCTTTTCTGGAAAAATTTTTGACGCCAATTGAGAAAATTTGGCAGCCCTCAGACTATCTTCCGGATCCATCAAGCGAAGATTTTAAACATGATTTAGAAGAAATCCAGACTTTTGCTCGTGAAATGCCTTATGATCTTTTCGTAACATTAATCGGAGATTGTATCACGGAAGAAGCCCTTCCTTCGTATGAATCTTGGTTAATGGGTGTTGATGGGATCAATCAGGAAGAAAACAAAGTTGGCTGGGCAAACTGGATCAGATCTTGGACTGGTGAAGAAAACAGACACGGAGATTTATTGAATAAATATCTTTATCTGTGTGGAAGAGTAAACATGAGACAGGTTGAGATCACAACCCAATATTTAATCAGTGATGGTTTCGATATCGGTACAAGTATGGACCCTTACAGAAACTTTATTTATACAAGTTTTCAGGAAACGGCAACCAATATCTCTCACAGAAGAGTAGGAACATTAGCAAAGCAGTCAGGAAACGGAAAATTAGCTAAAATGTGTGGTGTAATTGCTGCAGATGAAGCAAGACATGCTAAAGCATATAAACATTTCGTTGCTAAAATTTTAGAATTGGATCCATCAGAAATGATCTTAGCATTTGAAGACATGATGCGTAAGAAAATTGTAATGCCTGCGCATTTGATGAGACAATCCGGTCAGGCCGCGGGCGAACTTTGGGGACATTTCTCAGATGCAGCGCAGAGATGTATGGTATATACAGGACAGGATTATATCAATATTATGAAAGATTTGTTGGATGAATGGAAGATTGAACACGTAAAAGGTCTTACTGAAAAAGCCGAAAAAGCTCAGGAATATCTAATGAAATTGCCGGGAAGATTACAGAAAATCACAGACAGAGTTTCTACTCCGGACCTTCAGTTTCAGTTTAGCTGGGTAAAAAGTTAG